The Micromonospora violae DNA segment AAGGCCGCACGGGCGAACATCGGCCGGTCGGCAGGACCCGCGTCCGCCAACTCGATCAACGAGGTGACCCGCGCGCCCAGCGCCTCCGCGTACTCCCGGGCCCGCAGCAGCGCGTCGCTGATCGCGTCGTGCCGGGCCGCACGATGGGCGGGGCTGTCCGGGCGAAGCTCCCACCACGGGCCGGCCACCTCGACCTGGTCCTGGTCGGCGAGCCGCAACATCAGCTCAGCCAGCGCGGTGAAGTCGGTGACGGTGACCGTGGTGGTGACACTGCCGTGCCAGGCGACCACCCGCTCACCCGAGCGTCGGGTCTCCGGTCGCACCCGCAGATCACCGGTCTCCCGCCGGGCCACCGCCGGCCCGGAGCCGTCCAACAGCACCCGAACCGCGGCGGCCCGCTCGGCCAACCGGGTCAGCGTCGTCTCCCGGTCCCGGTCGCGGGCTGTCGCGGTGACCGCGAACCGGGCCAGCTCGGGCGGCACCTCCCGGTACGCCTCACCGCGCACCTGCACCACCGGACTGTCCACCGCCATGCCCTCAGCCTAGTCAGCCACGGGCCGGCGCGCCGCGTAGGAGACCGTGTCCGCCCCGACGTGCAGGCCGGTCAGGTGACCCCCGGCCACCCCCAGCTCACGCAGCCAGGACACCTCGGCGGCGTGGTCACCGCCGGTCGGGAACTCGCGGTCGTACGCATCGAAACGCCGGTCGCGCAGCGCCGCGCGGGCGGCCCGCGCCTCGGCGTACCGCGCGGTGAGCGCCGCAGCGTCGTCGGTGCGCAGCGCGGCGGCCAGGTCGTCCAGGAACGCGGTGACCTCGGCCAGCTCACCCAGCACCCGGTCCCGGTTGCCGAGCAGCATGTTGGCGGTCCGCTCGGCCGGGGTTCCGGCGACCCGGGTGCCGTCGGAGAAGCTGCCGGCGGCGAGCGCGAGTATCGCGTCACGCAGCGATGCGCGCTGCACCGCCCCGGCCAGCGCGCCGGCCAGCAGGTGCGGCACGTGCGAGGCGAGCGCGGCAGCCGAGTCGTGCTCCGTGGCGGACATCGGCACCACCCGGGCCTCGAAGAGCCGCACCAACAGCTCGGCCAACCAGCGGAACGCGCTGGTGGCCGGCCCGGGCGCCGGACAGAGCACCCACGCCGCACCAACGAGCAGGTCCGACCGCGCGGCCGTCAAGCCAGCCCGGTCGGTGCCCGCCATCGGGTGCCCGGGCACGAACCGATGGGTCAGCCCCTGCGCGGCGGCGAACGCCGCCACCTGCTCCTTGGTGCTACCGACGTCGGTCAACACGCAGTGCTCACCGGTCATCGCCGCCACCTCGACCAACGTCGCCGGCAGGGTGGGCAACGGCCCGCACAGGAAGACCACGTCCCGGTCGGCCACCGCGTCGACCAGCCGGTCCGGCGCGGGCACGCCCACTTGGCGGGTCTCCCGCCGGGTCGCCGGGTCGGGGTCCCACCCGATCACGTCGACGCCGGCGGCGTACATCCGGAGCAGCACCGAGCCACCGATCAGGCCGGTGCCGACCACCGCCGCCCGCACCCGCGCGCCCGGTTCGTCCACCATCCGCACACCTCGACGTTCCTGCTGGGGTACGGGACCGCACGGCCCCGACCAGGTCCGGGCCGAGGATATCGTTCGGGCCCGCCGGCCCCCGCCCGCTGCATCGATCGGGCTGACCGTAGATCTTGACGAGGCCGACCCGAAAGGGGTTGTCCACTTCAGAACCGACGTCGTACGGTCCGCACCGCCGCCCGCCGCTCCGATGCGGGCACACAGCGGAGGGAAACGAAATGTCCGCGACATACCGGGCGCTCGCCTCGGTGGTCATGTTGATCGGCTTCTACGTCGTCGCGCTCCTCCAGCTCGCCGCCGTCGCCGCGCTCGGGGTCTGGCTGTTCAGTCACACCAACGGCCTCGTCACCGGCAAGGTGCTGCTGCCCCTGGTCGTCGCGCTGGGCGCGGTGGCCGTCGGGCTCTGGCGGGCGATGCGCGCGAAGAACGAGCCGGCCCCGGGCCTGATCCTCACCGAACGGGAAGCCCCGGGCCTGTGGGCTGCCGTCCGCGAGCTGGCAACCGCCGTCGACACCCGCGCCCCGGACGAGATCCGGCTGGTGCCCGAGGTGAACGCCGCGGTCGCCGAGCAGAGCCAACTGCTCGGCCTGATTGGTGGACGACGCACCCTGTACGTCGGCCTGCCGCTGCTCCAGGCGTTGCGGATGGACCAGTTACGCTCGGTGCTGGCACACGAGCTGGGCCACTACTCCGGCAAGCACACCCGCCTCGGCGCGGTGGCGTACCGGGGTCGGCTGGCAATCGCGGAGACGCTGAACCGGATCAGCCCCCGCAACCCGATCGGCTGGGTCTTCAAGGGTTACGCCCGGCTCTACCTGATCGTGGACAACGCCGCGTCCCGCCGGCAGGAGCTGGAGGCCGACCGGTCCTCCGTACTGCTGGCCGGGCCGGACGCCGCGGCCTCCGCGCTGCGTGCCCTGCCGGCGCTCGACGCGGCCTGGGGCTTCTTCATGCGCCGGTACGTCGAGCCGGGCTGGTCCGCCGAGCTGGCGCCGGACGACCTCTTCGGCGGCTTCGGCCACCTGCTGCGCGGCCGGCAGGACGAGATCGACCAGCTGCGGGAGAACACCCCCGACCGGAAGCCGTCACGGTGGGACACCCACCCGCCGATCGGCGTCCGGGTGGCCGCGATGGCGGGTCTGCCGGCGGGAGCGGCCACGTCCGACGACCGGCCCGCCGCGCTGCTGCTCGCCGACATCGACACCGCCGGTCGGCAGTTGCAGGGCATCGTGGTCGACCACGGCCACCGTCAGCTGCTGCCCTGGCCGCAGTTCATCGCCGCGGCGATCGCGGCCGGGGTGCAACAGCAGGCGGACAGCGTCTACCGGGCGGTGGGGCGTTTCGCCGGCGTCAGCGGGCCGGGCCTCACGACGGTGCTGGACCTGGTGCGCTCCGGTCGGTTGGGCGAGTTCGCCGAACAGTTCTTCGGCGACGCCACCGGCGAGGAGGCCGCCGCCCGGTTCGCCGGAACGATGGAGATGCTGCTCGACAACGCAGCCGTCCGCTCCGGTCGGGCCCACTGGCAGCTCTCCTGGTCCGGTCCGGCCCAGTTCGTCGGGCCGGAGGGGCAACCGTGGGACCTCGCCGAGATCGCCAAGCTGGCCGTCGCGCCGCAGACCCTGGACGTGGCGCTGGCCCGCCTCACCGAGTTGGGCATCGACCCCGCCGGCGCGACGGTGGTGGAGGACCGGGTCTCCGGGCGGGACGCCGACCTGATCGGCGCGCTGGCCAACATCAAGATCGACGGTACGGAGCACGACGTCCTCGTCCTCGACCGAGGGCTGGTCCTGGTCGCCGACCCCGGCAAGGCCAGTCAGGGCGAGAAGCGGCTCGGCGAGTTGGTCACCTCGGTGCCGATCGCGGAGCTGGCCGCCCGGCACACGTTCCTGCCGTACGAGGAGATCGTCTCCGTGGACGTCACGCGGGAGATACCGCTGAAGGCGGAGCTGACCATGCACGACGGCCGGGTGCTCGCCATCCAGGAGCTGTACTCCAGCGAACTGCTGGAGAAGCAGAGCCGGAAGACCCTGCTGCGGGTCTTCGGCCAGATCGGCGACTGACGCGTGCGGGCGGTCGACCTACCGGATCGACCGCCCGGACCGCGATCAGGCGAGGCGGGCGGCGACGCTGGCGATGTGCTCGTCAGACTCGGTCAGCGCGACCCGGACGTACTTCCCGGCCGTCGGGCCGTAGAAGACGCCAGCGGCGACCAGGATGCCCCGACGGGCCAGCCAGTCGACCGTCTGCCAGCAGTCCTCACCCCTGGTCAGCCAGAGGTAGAGACCCGCCTCGGAGTGCTCGACGGTGAACCCGGCACCGGTGAACGCCGCGGTGAGCACCTCCCGCCGGGCGCGGTAACGCTCCCGCTGCTCCTCGGCGTGCCGCTCGTCCTGCAACGCGGCCACCATGGCCGCCTGCACCGGAGCGGGCACGATCATGCCCGCGTGCTTGCGAACCTTGAGCAGCTCGGCGACGAGCGCCGGGTCGCCGGCCACGAAACCGGCCCGGTAACCGGCGAGGTTGGACCGCTTGGAGAGTGAGTGCAGAGCCAGCACACCGGCATAGCTGCCCCCGCTGACCTGCGGCGACAGCACCGAAACCGGCTCCGCCGACCAGCCCAACGGCAGGTAGCACTCGTCACTCGCGACCACCGCGCCACGTTCGCGGGCCCAGTCGACCACCTTGCGCAGGTGCGCCGCGGGCAGCACCCGGCCGGTCGGGTTGCCGGGCGAGTTCACCCAGACCAACCGAACCCGCGAGGTCGGCCCGACCGACGTCAGCGAATCGGTACGGACGACGGTGGCGCCGGCCAGCCGGGCACCGTCCTCGTAGGTGGGGTACGCGATCGACGGCACCACCACCACGTCACCCGGGCCGATGCCGAGCAGCGTCGGCAACCAGGCCACCAGCTCCTTCGAACCGATGGTCGGCAGCACACCGAGACCGTCGACGCCTGCGCCGCAGGCTCGGGACACCCACGCCGCGATCGCGGCCCGCAACGCCGGGGTGCCGGCGGTCAGCGGGTAACCGGGAGCATCGGACGCGTCAGCCAACGCCCGCCGGATCACCTCGGGCACCGGGTCGACCGGCGTACCCATGGAGAGGTTGATCAGGCCCTCGGGATGCGCCGCGGCCAGCGTGGCCGCGGCGTCCAGGGTGTCCCAGGTGAACTCGGGCAGCCGCGACGAGACCGGCGCGGGCCGGTTCAGTGCCCCTCGCCGCGTGGCGGCTGCGCGGCGACGAAGGTGGCGTCCTTCTCCACCTTGCCGATCTTCGAGGCGCCACCGGGCGAGCCCAGGTCCTCGAAGAACTCGTAGTTCGCGCCGGTGTAGTCCTTCCACTGCTCCGGGACGTCGTCCTCGTAGAAGATCGCCTCCACGGGGCAGACGGGCTCACAGGCACCACAGTCGACGCACTCGTCGGGGTGGATGTAGAGCATCCGATTGCCCTCGTAAATGCAGTCGACCGGGCACTCCTCGATGCATGCCTTGTCGAGCACATCCACGCACGGCTCGGCGATGATGTAGGTCACCGGTCTTCTCCTCCGCAAGACTCGCCGCGATCTCCCGCGACGGTAAGAGCCTAGTATCTCGCCGGGGAGGGGGTCGATCGTGCTCCGACAGCAGGATGTGGGACACCGAATCGTGGTCCGCCGTATTGTGGGGATTCGCGAAGGCCGGCCACAATTTTCCGATGCCCTCGGCGAGCTGGTCGAGCTGAGCGAGACTCATCTCACGCTGGCCACCGCGCAGGGGCAGTTACGGGTCCCGGTGGCGCAGGTCCACCGCGCCAAACGCGTACCACCCACCCGTCGGCCCACCGCCGCCGCCGTCGTGGCCCTGGAGCGGGCCGCCGACGAGGCCTGGCCGGCACCGACACGGGGCCGACTCGGGGACTGGCTGCTCCGGTCGGCCGAGGGATGGACCGGGCGCGCCAACTCGGCACTGCCGATCGGCGACCCGGACCGACCGCTGGCCGCCGCCGTCGACGCGGTGGAACGCTGGTACGCCGAGCTGGGCCAACCCGCGTTGATCAACACGCCGCTGCCGCTCGCCGCACCGGTCGGCGCCGAACTGGACGCCCGCGGCTGGGGCACCCGCCCACCAGTACTGGTGCAGACCGCGCCGCTACCCGTGCTGACGTCAACCTCGGCCGGCGGGTTGGCCGGCGGGCGGGGTAACGGGCGCGGCGACGGAGTGGCCGGCGCGGCGGCCGACGAGCAGGGCGGCGGGGTGGTCGGCGGGCAGGGCGGCGCGGCGGCCGACGAGCAGGGCGGCGCGGCGGCCGACGAGCAGGGCGGCGCGGCGGCCGACGGGCAGGCCGGCGCGACGGGCGACGGGCAGGGCGGCGCGACGGGCGACGGGCAGGGCGGCGCGATCGTCGAGCTGGCCACCGCGCCGAGCGACGAGTGGCTGGCCATCGCCGCCGGCCGCAAGGGCGGCCTGCCGGACGCCGCCTGGCACGTCCTCACCGCGGTGGACCAGGTCCGCTTCGCCCACGTGTACGCCGACGGCACCCTGGCGGCCATCGGCCGCGGCACGGTGACCGGCCAGGGGCGCTGGCTGGGCCTCAGCCTGATCGAAGTCCTACCGGCGGCCCGCCGACAAGGGTTCGCCGGCCGGGTGATCCACGAACTGGCGACCTGGGGCGCCTCCGCTGGCGCGACGCACGCGTTCCTCCAGGTCGAGCAGCGCAACACGGCAGCGGTCACGCTCTACCAGAGTCTTGGCCTCGTCACCCATCACACCTACCTGACTCGGGTCGCCCCAACCTGACCCCGGCCCGGCGCGGCCCTGCTCTGCGCGGCCCTGCCCGGCGCGGCCCGGCCCGGCGCGGCCCGGCCCGGCCCGGCGCGGCCCGGCGCGGCCCGGCGC contains these protein-coding regions:
- the dapC gene encoding succinyldiaminopimelate transaminase; amino-acid sequence: MNRPAPVSSRLPEFTWDTLDAAATLAAAHPEGLINLSMGTPVDPVPEVIRRALADASDAPGYPLTAGTPALRAAIAAWVSRACGAGVDGLGVLPTIGSKELVAWLPTLLGIGPGDVVVVPSIAYPTYEDGARLAGATVVRTDSLTSVGPTSRVRLVWVNSPGNPTGRVLPAAHLRKVVDWARERGAVVASDECYLPLGWSAEPVSVLSPQVSGGSYAGVLALHSLSKRSNLAGYRAGFVAGDPALVAELLKVRKHAGMIVPAPVQAAMVAALQDERHAEEQRERYRARREVLTAAFTGAGFTVEHSEAGLYLWLTRGEDCWQTVDWLARRGILVAAGVFYGPTAGKYVRVALTESDEHIASVAARLA
- the fdxA gene encoding ferredoxin gives rise to the protein MTYIIAEPCVDVLDKACIEECPVDCIYEGNRMLYIHPDECVDCGACEPVCPVEAIFYEDDVPEQWKDYTGANYEFFEDLGSPGGASKIGKVEKDATFVAAQPPRGEGH
- a CDS encoding GNAT family N-acetyltransferase; translated protein: MLRQQDVGHRIVVRRIVGIREGRPQFSDALGELVELSETHLTLATAQGQLRVPVAQVHRAKRVPPTRRPTAAAVVALERAADEAWPAPTRGRLGDWLLRSAEGWTGRANSALPIGDPDRPLAAAVDAVERWYAELGQPALINTPLPLAAPVGAELDARGWGTRPPVLVQTAPLPVLTSTSAGGLAGGRGNGRGDGVAGAAADEQGGGVVGGQGGAAADEQGGAAADEQGGAAADGQAGATGDGQGGATGDGQGGAIVELATAPSDEWLAIAAGRKGGLPDAAWHVLTAVDQVRFAHVYADGTLAAIGRGTVTGQGRWLGLSLIEVLPAARRQGFAGRVIHELATWGASAGATHAFLQVEQRNTAAVTLYQSLGLVTHHTYLTRVAPT
- a CDS encoding prephenate dehydrogenase encodes the protein MVDEPGARVRAAVVGTGLIGGSVLLRMYAAGVDVIGWDPDPATRRETRQVGVPAPDRLVDAVADRDVVFLCGPLPTLPATLVEVAAMTGEHCVLTDVGSTKEQVAAFAAAQGLTHRFVPGHPMAGTDRAGLTAARSDLLVGAAWVLCPAPGPATSAFRWLAELLVRLFEARVVPMSATEHDSAAALASHVPHLLAGALAGAVQRASLRDAILALAAGSFSDGTRVAGTPAERTANMLLGNRDRVLGELAEVTAFLDDLAAALRTDDAAALTARYAEARAARAALRDRRFDAYDREFPTGGDHAAEVSWLRELGVAGGHLTGLHVGADTVSYAARRPVAD
- a CDS encoding SIMPL domain-containing protein; this translates as MAVDSPVVQVRGEAYREVPPELARFAVTATARDRDRETTLTRLAERAAAVRVLLDGSGPAVARRETGDLRVRPETRRSGERVVAWHGSVTTTVTVTDFTALAELMLRLADQDQVEVAGPWWELRPDSPAHRAARHDAISDALLRAREYAEALGARVTSLIELADAGPADRPMFARAAFVGGGAGGAAPELELDPQPQPVQAAVQARFTISDPVLG
- a CDS encoding M48 family metallopeptidase codes for the protein MSATYRALASVVMLIGFYVVALLQLAAVAALGVWLFSHTNGLVTGKVLLPLVVALGAVAVGLWRAMRAKNEPAPGLILTEREAPGLWAAVRELATAVDTRAPDEIRLVPEVNAAVAEQSQLLGLIGGRRTLYVGLPLLQALRMDQLRSVLAHELGHYSGKHTRLGAVAYRGRLAIAETLNRISPRNPIGWVFKGYARLYLIVDNAASRRQELEADRSSVLLAGPDAAASALRALPALDAAWGFFMRRYVEPGWSAELAPDDLFGGFGHLLRGRQDEIDQLRENTPDRKPSRWDTHPPIGVRVAAMAGLPAGAATSDDRPAALLLADIDTAGRQLQGIVVDHGHRQLLPWPQFIAAAIAAGVQQQADSVYRAVGRFAGVSGPGLTTVLDLVRSGRLGEFAEQFFGDATGEEAAARFAGTMEMLLDNAAVRSGRAHWQLSWSGPAQFVGPEGQPWDLAEIAKLAVAPQTLDVALARLTELGIDPAGATVVEDRVSGRDADLIGALANIKIDGTEHDVLVLDRGLVLVADPGKASQGEKRLGELVTSVPIAELAARHTFLPYEEIVSVDVTREIPLKAELTMHDGRVLAIQELYSSELLEKQSRKTLLRVFGQIGD